A window of the Oncorhynchus keta strain PuntledgeMale-10-30-2019 chromosome 21, Oket_V2, whole genome shotgun sequence genome harbors these coding sequences:
- the LOC118399862 gene encoding multiple epidermal growth factor-like domains protein 6 isoform X1, whose protein sequence is MDFIFVSILFIFIDAIYAVSRYGNLQPYMPNVCAEREVMLVAQRQPCVQAFTRMVKVWKQGCLGQNWCMGYERRTAYYTAYRQVYRQDYRAVYKCCPGWSQLNGEAGCLYPVCSYGVCFNGGQCRQGSRSSSQLCDCPAGFNGPSCQYDVNECEETNGGCEALCCNTIGSFYCKCPSGEQVKDDGRTCQDIDECQVHNGGCQHGCVNSRGSYHCECNPGSRLHVDGRTCIAVQSCGISNGGCEHFCVQQSPAAFRCRCRDQYVLAEDGKHCKLENPCLDKNGGCQHDCLVDRGKAHCECRNGYKLAEDRKTCEDIDECESEQTGCAHGCHNIPGSFACVCDTAYELGADGRQCYRIEMEIVNSCESNNGGCSHHCQHSTGGPVCSCNQGYRLEEDLKTCVDLDECGEGSSCCEQDCTNYPGGYECYCTAGYRLNSDGCSCDDVDECLAANGGCDHMCQNTAGSFQCFCRRGFRLDEDRHSCEPMENTVEALYSGGQDAVGPMPQPQLTLLQDYNQPLERYDDYEDDDTGELLAESMLAEKFVCLNNTFGHDCSLTCEDCSNGGLCGPGRDGCHCPDGWTGLICNQTCPEGSFGKNCSFPCKCKNGATCDPVNGNCRCPPGVSGDMCQDGCPKGFYGKQCNKKCNCACNGRCHRTYGACLCDPGLYGRFCHLPCPKWAFGPGCSEECHCVQQNTLECHRRHGTCVCKPGWQGNACREECDPGTFGPGCENKCECPLGLSCDHVTGKCQRLCPAGLRGDTCDQACPEGRFGPGCPQACDCSGAPCDRVSGQCQCPAGTSGKRCENLCVEGSWGAGCHEACPVCENGGVCDKHNGTCSCPPGYMGRLCQNSCPAGRFGVGCQLRCVCENSGRCHPVTGRCTCNPGWAGHNCRKACDSGRWGVDCAEKCDCKNGDGSCDAVTGHCNCEAGYTGTQCHEECPVGSFGLGCRHHCQCDNKGSCDHVSGACTCLVGWTGTFCEKPCPQGFYGADCQEKCVCLNGGHCNHVTGTCVCPAGWIGPTCKLTCPAGFYGEGCNQTCGCHNNGNCHPANGQCVCTPGWTGPSCSQECPVGFYGADCRQHCLCQNGAKCDRISGQCTCANGWMGAACGLECVSGRFGADCQQQCQCENGGHCDRQTGQCNCGPGWIGERCEKACGSGLFGAGCEESCQCEHIAPCHHVTGHCLCPPGWRGPHCDKACLPGTYGKGCVQRCTCPQGTSCHHVSGECGCPPGLTGNGCEQTCLSGTHGLNCNQVCQCSETNQLCHPVTGLCYCAPGFQGPKCNQECQEGWYGRDCERECQCQNSGKCRSTSGTCECTAGFIGAHCNITCPAGRYGQDCARVTLCGEGAQNDPVTGRCHCSPGRRGEDCGQGCAPGWFGEDCAILCNCSNGGLCDSVSGSCTCGLGWTGAHCDTECPPGTFGGHCQLKCDCWNNGTCDRVTGTCQCGPGYYGHQCEHACPPGLHGPLCQLQCTCLNKASCNPSTGFCVCPPGYHGSRCHRECQQGTFGVNCAKSCDCEEGTPCDPVSGRCLCTSGKTGPRCDTACKANRYGPDCTESCVCYNAAHCDHRNGRCTCLNSWIGLTCQEGGPPRLPYRSRREDNAHLDNAL, encoded by the exons ATGTAAATGAGTGTGAGGAGACTAACGGCGGTTGTGAGGCTCTGTGCTGCAACACCATCGGCAGCTTCTACTGCAAGTGTCCTTCTGGTGAGCAGGTGAAGGACGACGGCAGGACCTGCCAAG ATATTGATGAGTGCCAGGTACACAACGGGGGCTGCCAGCACGGTTGTGTGAACTCCAGGGGCTCCTATCACTGTGAATGTAACCCAGGCTCTCGACTCCATGTGGATGGACGCACCTGCATCG cTGTCCAGTCATGTGGAATCAGTAATGGAGGATGTGAGCATTTCTGTGTACAGCAGTCCCCTGCTGCCTTCCGCTGCCGCTGTAGAGACCAATATGTGCTGGCTGAAGATGGCAAGCACTGCAAAT TGGAGAATCCATGTCTAGATAAGAATGGTGGCTGCCAGCATGACTGTCTTGTTGATCGTGGCAAGGCCCACTGTGAATGTAGAAATGGGTACAAGCTGGCAGAGGACAGGAAGACCTGTGAGG atattgatgagtgtgagTCGGAGCAGACGGGCTGTGCTCATGGCTGCCACAACATCCCGGGCTCCTTCGCCTGTGTGTGTGACACTGCCTACGAGCTGGGAGCAGACGGACGCCAGTGCTACC GAATTGAGATGGAGATCGTCAACAGCTGTGAGAGCAACAACGGAGGCTGCTCCCATCACTGCCAGCACTCCACCGGCGGCCCTGTCTGTAGCTGTAACCAGGGTTACCGACTGGAGGAGGACCTCAAGACCTGTGTTG ACCTGGACGAGTGTGGAGAGGGAAGCTCCTGCTGTGAGCAGGACTGTACCAACTACCCTGGGGGCTATGAGTGCTACTGCACAGCGGGGTACCGCCTCAACTCAGACGGATGTAGCTGTGATG atgtGGATGAATGTCTGGCAGCTAACGGTGGCTGTGATCACATGTGCCAGAACACCGCCGGCTCCTTCCAGTGTTTCTGCCGCCGAGGCTTTCGTCTGGACGAGGACCGACACTCCTGTGAAC cGATGGAGAATACAGTTGAGGCCCTGTATAGTGGGGGCCAGGATGCCGTGGGGCCCATGCCTCAGCCTCAGCTCACCCTGCTGCAGGACTACAACCAGCCCCTGGAGCGCTATGATGACTATGAGGATGACGACACTGGAGAGTTGCTGGCTGAGAGCATGTTGGCAGAGAAATTTG TGTGTCTGAACAACACGTTTGGCCATGACTGCAGTCTGACCTGTGAAGACTGTTCTAACGGAGGGCTGTGTGgcccagggagagatggatgtcaCTGTCCCGATGGATGGACAGGCCTCATTTGCAACCAGA CTTGTCCTGAAGGATCCTTTGGCAAGAACTGCTCATTTCCCTGTAAGTGTAAGAACGGAGCCACCTGTGATCCTGTCAATGGGAACTGTCGCTGCCCACCTGGCGTCAGTGGAGATATGTGCCAGGATG GCTGTCCTAAGGGCTTCTATGGGAAACAGTGCAATAAGAAGTGTAACTGTGCCTGTAACGGGCGCTGCCACCGCACCTACGGAGCCTGTCTGTGTGACCCTGGACTCTACGGGAGGTTCTGCCATCTAC CATGTCCCAAGTGGGCCTTTGGACCGGGCTGTTCAGAGGAGTGTCATTGTGTCCAACAGAACACTCTAGAGTGTCACCGTCGCCATGGCACCTGTGTCTGCAAGCCCGGTTGGCAAGGCAATGCATGCAGGGAAG agTGTGACCCAGGCACGTTTGGCCCAGGCTGTGAGAACAAGTGTGAGTGCCCGCTTGGACTGTCTTGTGATCATGTGACTGGGAAGTGCCAACGTCTGTGCCCGGCTGGTCTCCGTGGAGACACCTGTGATCAAG cCTGTCCAGAGGGGAGGTTTGGGCCAGGCTGCCCTCAGGCCTGTGACTGCTCAGGGGCTCCGTGTGACAGAGTGAGCGGCCAGTGTCAGTGTCCTGCTGGAACGTCAGGAAAACGCTGTGAGAATT TGTGTGTGGAGGGATCCTGGGGCGCGGGCTGCCATGAGGCCTGTCCAGTCTGTGAGAATGGAGGAGTGTGTGACAAACACAACGGAACCTGTTCCTGTCCTCCTGGGTACATGGGCAGGCTCTGTCAGAACT CATGTCCGGCAGGACGGTTTGGTGTTGGATGCCAGCTGCGCTGCGTGTGTGAAAACAGTGGGCGCTGCCACCCTGTCACGGGCCGTTGTACTTGTAACCCTGGCTGGGCAGGACATAACTGCAGGAAAG CCTGTGACTCTGGGCGCTGGGGAGTGGACTGTGCTGAGAAATGTGACTGTAAGAATGGGGATGGGAGCTGTGACGCAGTGACGGGCCACTGTAACTGTGAGGCCGGCTACACAGGGACACAATGCCATGAAG AGTGTCCAGTGGGGTCTTTCGGTCTGGGCTGTCGGCATCACTGCCAGTGTGACAACAAGGGGTCATGTGACCATGTAAGTGGAGCATGCACCTGCCTGGTGGGCTGGACTGGAACCTTCTGTGAGAAAC cCTGTCCCCAGGGCTTCTATGGGGCAGACTGCCAGgagaagtgtgtctgtctgaatgGAGGTCACTGCAACCATGTCACTGGGACGTGTGTGTGTCCAGCTGGTTGGATCGGTCCCACCTGCAAACTGA CATGCCCGGCTGGTTTCTATGGGGAGGGCTGTAACCAAACCTGCGGTTGCCATAACAATGGCAACTGCCACCCGGCGAACGGGCAGTGTGTCTGTACACCTGGCTGGACAGGGCCCAGCTGCTCACAGG AATGCCCAGTGGGCTTCTATGGGGCGGACTGCCGTCAGCACTGCCTGTGTCAGAATGGAGCCAAATGTGACCGAATCAGTGGGCAATGTACCTGTGCCAACGGGTGGATGGGCGCAGCCTGCGGGCTAG AGTGTGTATCAGGGCGGTTCGGGGCCGACTGCCAGCAGCAGTGTCAGTGTGAGAATGGGGGCCACTGCGACAGACAGACGGGCCAGTGCAACTGTGGTCCTGGCTGGATCGGAGAGCGCTGTGAAAAAG CCTGTGGGTCAGGCCTGTTTGGAGCTGGCTGTGAGGAGAGTTGTCAGTGTGAGCATATAGCCCCCTGTCACCACGTTACTGGGCACTGCCTCTGTCCACCAGGTTGGAGGGGACCCCACTGTGATAAAG CCTGTTTACCTGGAACCTATGGCAAGGGCTGTGTGCAACGCTGCACCTGTCCCCAGGGTACTTCCTGTCACCATGTCTCTGGGGAGTGTGGCTGTCCCCCTGGACTCACTGGAAATGGCTGTGAACAGA CCTGTCTGTCAGGGACACATGGACTCAACTGTAACCAGGTGTGCCAGTGTTCTGAGACCAACCAGCTCTGCCACCCAGTGACTGGGTTGTGTTACTGCGCACCAGGCTTCCAAGGTCCTAAATGTAACCAGG AGTGTCAGGAAGGTTGGTATGGTCGCGACTGTGAGCGAGAGTGCCAGTGTCAGAACAGTGGGAAGTGCAGGTCCACCTCTGGCACCTGTGAATGCACAGCAGGGTTCATCGGAGCACACTGCAACATCA CGTGCCCAGCTGGTCGTTATGGGCAGGACTGTGCCCGCGTGACACTGTGTGGAGAGGGGGCACAGAATGATCCTGTCACTGGCAGATGTCACTGCAGCCCTGGgcgaagaggagaggactgtggaCAAG GCTGTGCTCCTGGTTGGTTTGGAGAGGACTGTGCTATCCTCTGTAACTGCAGTAACGGAGGACTGTGTGACTCTGTCTCTGGAAGCTGTACCTGTGGTCTGGGCTGGACTGGGGCTCACTGTGACACAG AATGTCCTCCGGGGACATTTGGAGGTCACTGCCAGCTGAAGTGTGACTGCTGGAACAATGGCACCTGTGACAGGGTGACTGGAACCTGTCAGTGTGGTCCAGGATACTACGGACATCAGTGTGAACATG CGTGCCCCCCTGGTCTCCATGGCCCTCTGTGCCAACTCCAGTGTACCTGTCTGAACAAGGCGTCCTGCAACCCCTCCACTGGGTTCTGTGTCTGTCCTCCAGGGTACCATGGCTCCCGCTGTCACAGAG AGTGTCAACAGGGCACGTTTGGTGTGAACTGTGCCAAGTCATGTGACTGTGAGGAGGGCACGCCCTGTGACCCTGTGAGTGGCAGGTGTCTGTGCACCTCAGGCAAGACTGGACCCAGGTGTGACACTG CCTGCAAAGCAAACCGCTATGGGCCAGACTGCacagagagctgtgtgtgttACAACGCGGCTCACTGTGACCATCGGAACGGCCGCTGCACATGTCTCAACAGCTGGATTGGACTCACCTGTCAGGAAG gtgGGCCTCCACGCCTCCCCTACAGAAGCAGGAGGGAGGATAACGCACATCTAGACAATGCGTTATAG
- the LOC118399862 gene encoding multiple epidermal growth factor-like domains protein 6 isoform X2 — MALSGWLMLLVVCFGAHIEPVLGSNNLYHRYHRRICYMPNCFHAYNGYNIGYHVPDIDECQVHNGGCQHGCVNSRGSYHCECNPGSRLHVDGRTCIAVQSCGISNGGCEHFCVQQSPAAFRCRCRDQYVLAEDGKHCKLENPCLDKNGGCQHDCLVDRGKAHCECRNGYKLAEDRKTCEDIDECESEQTGCAHGCHNIPGSFACVCDTAYELGADGRQCYRIEMEIVNSCESNNGGCSHHCQHSTGGPVCSCNQGYRLEEDLKTCVDLDECGEGSSCCEQDCTNYPGGYECYCTAGYRLNSDGCSCDDVDECLAANGGCDHMCQNTAGSFQCFCRRGFRLDEDRHSCEPMENTVEALYSGGQDAVGPMPQPQLTLLQDYNQPLERYDDYEDDDTGELLAESMLAEKFVCLNNTFGHDCSLTCEDCSNGGLCGPGRDGCHCPDGWTGLICNQTCPEGSFGKNCSFPCKCKNGATCDPVNGNCRCPPGVSGDMCQDGCPKGFYGKQCNKKCNCACNGRCHRTYGACLCDPGLYGRFCHLPCPKWAFGPGCSEECHCVQQNTLECHRRHGTCVCKPGWQGNACREECDPGTFGPGCENKCECPLGLSCDHVTGKCQRLCPAGLRGDTCDQACPEGRFGPGCPQACDCSGAPCDRVSGQCQCPAGTSGKRCENLCVEGSWGAGCHEACPVCENGGVCDKHNGTCSCPPGYMGRLCQNSCPAGRFGVGCQLRCVCENSGRCHPVTGRCTCNPGWAGHNCRKACDSGRWGVDCAEKCDCKNGDGSCDAVTGHCNCEAGYTGTQCHEECPVGSFGLGCRHHCQCDNKGSCDHVSGACTCLVGWTGTFCEKPCPQGFYGADCQEKCVCLNGGHCNHVTGTCVCPAGWIGPTCKLTCPAGFYGEGCNQTCGCHNNGNCHPANGQCVCTPGWTGPSCSQECPVGFYGADCRQHCLCQNGAKCDRISGQCTCANGWMGAACGLECVSGRFGADCQQQCQCENGGHCDRQTGQCNCGPGWIGERCEKACGSGLFGAGCEESCQCEHIAPCHHVTGHCLCPPGWRGPHCDKACLPGTYGKGCVQRCTCPQGTSCHHVSGECGCPPGLTGNGCEQTCLSGTHGLNCNQVCQCSETNQLCHPVTGLCYCAPGFQGPKCNQECQEGWYGRDCERECQCQNSGKCRSTSGTCECTAGFIGAHCNITCPAGRYGQDCARVTLCGEGAQNDPVTGRCHCSPGRRGEDCGQGCAPGWFGEDCAILCNCSNGGLCDSVSGSCTCGLGWTGAHCDTECPPGTFGGHCQLKCDCWNNGTCDRVTGTCQCGPGYYGHQCEHACPPGLHGPLCQLQCTCLNKASCNPSTGFCVCPPGYHGSRCHRECQQGTFGVNCAKSCDCEEGTPCDPVSGRCLCTSGKTGPRCDTACKANRYGPDCTESCVCYNAAHCDHRNGRCTCLNSWIGLTCQEGGPPRLPYRSRREDNAHLDNAL; from the exons ATGGCGTTGTCAGGATGGTTGATGCTCCTCGTGGTGTGTTTTGGGGCACATATTGAACCAGTCTTGGGCTCTAACAATTTGTACCACCGCTATCATAGAAGGATTTGCTATATGCCTAACTGCTTCCATGCATACAATGGGTACAACATTGGGTATCATGTACCAG ATATTGATGAGTGCCAGGTACACAACGGGGGCTGCCAGCACGGTTGTGTGAACTCCAGGGGCTCCTATCACTGTGAATGTAACCCAGGCTCTCGACTCCATGTGGATGGACGCACCTGCATCG cTGTCCAGTCATGTGGAATCAGTAATGGAGGATGTGAGCATTTCTGTGTACAGCAGTCCCCTGCTGCCTTCCGCTGCCGCTGTAGAGACCAATATGTGCTGGCTGAAGATGGCAAGCACTGCAAAT TGGAGAATCCATGTCTAGATAAGAATGGTGGCTGCCAGCATGACTGTCTTGTTGATCGTGGCAAGGCCCACTGTGAATGTAGAAATGGGTACAAGCTGGCAGAGGACAGGAAGACCTGTGAGG atattgatgagtgtgagTCGGAGCAGACGGGCTGTGCTCATGGCTGCCACAACATCCCGGGCTCCTTCGCCTGTGTGTGTGACACTGCCTACGAGCTGGGAGCAGACGGACGCCAGTGCTACC GAATTGAGATGGAGATCGTCAACAGCTGTGAGAGCAACAACGGAGGCTGCTCCCATCACTGCCAGCACTCCACCGGCGGCCCTGTCTGTAGCTGTAACCAGGGTTACCGACTGGAGGAGGACCTCAAGACCTGTGTTG ACCTGGACGAGTGTGGAGAGGGAAGCTCCTGCTGTGAGCAGGACTGTACCAACTACCCTGGGGGCTATGAGTGCTACTGCACAGCGGGGTACCGCCTCAACTCAGACGGATGTAGCTGTGATG atgtGGATGAATGTCTGGCAGCTAACGGTGGCTGTGATCACATGTGCCAGAACACCGCCGGCTCCTTCCAGTGTTTCTGCCGCCGAGGCTTTCGTCTGGACGAGGACCGACACTCCTGTGAAC cGATGGAGAATACAGTTGAGGCCCTGTATAGTGGGGGCCAGGATGCCGTGGGGCCCATGCCTCAGCCTCAGCTCACCCTGCTGCAGGACTACAACCAGCCCCTGGAGCGCTATGATGACTATGAGGATGACGACACTGGAGAGTTGCTGGCTGAGAGCATGTTGGCAGAGAAATTTG TGTGTCTGAACAACACGTTTGGCCATGACTGCAGTCTGACCTGTGAAGACTGTTCTAACGGAGGGCTGTGTGgcccagggagagatggatgtcaCTGTCCCGATGGATGGACAGGCCTCATTTGCAACCAGA CTTGTCCTGAAGGATCCTTTGGCAAGAACTGCTCATTTCCCTGTAAGTGTAAGAACGGAGCCACCTGTGATCCTGTCAATGGGAACTGTCGCTGCCCACCTGGCGTCAGTGGAGATATGTGCCAGGATG GCTGTCCTAAGGGCTTCTATGGGAAACAGTGCAATAAGAAGTGTAACTGTGCCTGTAACGGGCGCTGCCACCGCACCTACGGAGCCTGTCTGTGTGACCCTGGACTCTACGGGAGGTTCTGCCATCTAC CATGTCCCAAGTGGGCCTTTGGACCGGGCTGTTCAGAGGAGTGTCATTGTGTCCAACAGAACACTCTAGAGTGTCACCGTCGCCATGGCACCTGTGTCTGCAAGCCCGGTTGGCAAGGCAATGCATGCAGGGAAG agTGTGACCCAGGCACGTTTGGCCCAGGCTGTGAGAACAAGTGTGAGTGCCCGCTTGGACTGTCTTGTGATCATGTGACTGGGAAGTGCCAACGTCTGTGCCCGGCTGGTCTCCGTGGAGACACCTGTGATCAAG cCTGTCCAGAGGGGAGGTTTGGGCCAGGCTGCCCTCAGGCCTGTGACTGCTCAGGGGCTCCGTGTGACAGAGTGAGCGGCCAGTGTCAGTGTCCTGCTGGAACGTCAGGAAAACGCTGTGAGAATT TGTGTGTGGAGGGATCCTGGGGCGCGGGCTGCCATGAGGCCTGTCCAGTCTGTGAGAATGGAGGAGTGTGTGACAAACACAACGGAACCTGTTCCTGTCCTCCTGGGTACATGGGCAGGCTCTGTCAGAACT CATGTCCGGCAGGACGGTTTGGTGTTGGATGCCAGCTGCGCTGCGTGTGTGAAAACAGTGGGCGCTGCCACCCTGTCACGGGCCGTTGTACTTGTAACCCTGGCTGGGCAGGACATAACTGCAGGAAAG CCTGTGACTCTGGGCGCTGGGGAGTGGACTGTGCTGAGAAATGTGACTGTAAGAATGGGGATGGGAGCTGTGACGCAGTGACGGGCCACTGTAACTGTGAGGCCGGCTACACAGGGACACAATGCCATGAAG AGTGTCCAGTGGGGTCTTTCGGTCTGGGCTGTCGGCATCACTGCCAGTGTGACAACAAGGGGTCATGTGACCATGTAAGTGGAGCATGCACCTGCCTGGTGGGCTGGACTGGAACCTTCTGTGAGAAAC cCTGTCCCCAGGGCTTCTATGGGGCAGACTGCCAGgagaagtgtgtctgtctgaatgGAGGTCACTGCAACCATGTCACTGGGACGTGTGTGTGTCCAGCTGGTTGGATCGGTCCCACCTGCAAACTGA CATGCCCGGCTGGTTTCTATGGGGAGGGCTGTAACCAAACCTGCGGTTGCCATAACAATGGCAACTGCCACCCGGCGAACGGGCAGTGTGTCTGTACACCTGGCTGGACAGGGCCCAGCTGCTCACAGG AATGCCCAGTGGGCTTCTATGGGGCGGACTGCCGTCAGCACTGCCTGTGTCAGAATGGAGCCAAATGTGACCGAATCAGTGGGCAATGTACCTGTGCCAACGGGTGGATGGGCGCAGCCTGCGGGCTAG AGTGTGTATCAGGGCGGTTCGGGGCCGACTGCCAGCAGCAGTGTCAGTGTGAGAATGGGGGCCACTGCGACAGACAGACGGGCCAGTGCAACTGTGGTCCTGGCTGGATCGGAGAGCGCTGTGAAAAAG CCTGTGGGTCAGGCCTGTTTGGAGCTGGCTGTGAGGAGAGTTGTCAGTGTGAGCATATAGCCCCCTGTCACCACGTTACTGGGCACTGCCTCTGTCCACCAGGTTGGAGGGGACCCCACTGTGATAAAG CCTGTTTACCTGGAACCTATGGCAAGGGCTGTGTGCAACGCTGCACCTGTCCCCAGGGTACTTCCTGTCACCATGTCTCTGGGGAGTGTGGCTGTCCCCCTGGACTCACTGGAAATGGCTGTGAACAGA CCTGTCTGTCAGGGACACATGGACTCAACTGTAACCAGGTGTGCCAGTGTTCTGAGACCAACCAGCTCTGCCACCCAGTGACTGGGTTGTGTTACTGCGCACCAGGCTTCCAAGGTCCTAAATGTAACCAGG AGTGTCAGGAAGGTTGGTATGGTCGCGACTGTGAGCGAGAGTGCCAGTGTCAGAACAGTGGGAAGTGCAGGTCCACCTCTGGCACCTGTGAATGCACAGCAGGGTTCATCGGAGCACACTGCAACATCA CGTGCCCAGCTGGTCGTTATGGGCAGGACTGTGCCCGCGTGACACTGTGTGGAGAGGGGGCACAGAATGATCCTGTCACTGGCAGATGTCACTGCAGCCCTGGgcgaagaggagaggactgtggaCAAG GCTGTGCTCCTGGTTGGTTTGGAGAGGACTGTGCTATCCTCTGTAACTGCAGTAACGGAGGACTGTGTGACTCTGTCTCTGGAAGCTGTACCTGTGGTCTGGGCTGGACTGGGGCTCACTGTGACACAG AATGTCCTCCGGGGACATTTGGAGGTCACTGCCAGCTGAAGTGTGACTGCTGGAACAATGGCACCTGTGACAGGGTGACTGGAACCTGTCAGTGTGGTCCAGGATACTACGGACATCAGTGTGAACATG CGTGCCCCCCTGGTCTCCATGGCCCTCTGTGCCAACTCCAGTGTACCTGTCTGAACAAGGCGTCCTGCAACCCCTCCACTGGGTTCTGTGTCTGTCCTCCAGGGTACCATGGCTCCCGCTGTCACAGAG AGTGTCAACAGGGCACGTTTGGTGTGAACTGTGCCAAGTCATGTGACTGTGAGGAGGGCACGCCCTGTGACCCTGTGAGTGGCAGGTGTCTGTGCACCTCAGGCAAGACTGGACCCAGGTGTGACACTG CCTGCAAAGCAAACCGCTATGGGCCAGACTGCacagagagctgtgtgtgttACAACGCGGCTCACTGTGACCATCGGAACGGCCGCTGCACATGTCTCAACAGCTGGATTGGACTCACCTGTCAGGAAG gtgGGCCTCCACGCCTCCCCTACAGAAGCAGGAGGGAGGATAACGCACATCTAGACAATGCGTTATAG